A genomic window from Coccinella septempunctata chromosome 9, icCocSept1.1, whole genome shotgun sequence includes:
- the LOC123320966 gene encoding beta-mannanase/endoglucanase A-like yields the protein MGRRSACRQTGRCRRKGKETPGPAQNRQPPGPWVPMDITSTWGWAPEAVGGVATKATDENTAEGSGPPLTTVSQRGTPSRSGSSGSRAEAVLPDLRLRPATPTPAPTPAPTPVPTPVPTPEPTPAPTHIPVPSKPSPPTPLPTPPKKKVKVD from the exons ATGGGTCGACGCTCAGCCTGTCGGCAGACTGGGAGGTGCCGCCGGAAAGGAAAAGAGACGCCGGGACCAGCACAGAACCGCCAGCCACCAGGACCGTGGGTACCGATGGATATCACGTCTACCTGGGGTTGGGCCCCCGAAGCTGTTGGCGGTGTGGCAACGAAGGCCACCGACGAGAACACTGCAGAGGGGAGCGG ACCTCCCTTAACCACCGTCAGCCAGCGAGGAACCCCAAGCCGGAGCGGATCCTCAGGAAGCAGGGCAGAGGCCGTACTCCCGGATCTCCGGTTGAGGCCCGCCACACCGACGCCTGCACCGACGCCGGCACCGACGCCTGTACCGACGCCTGTACCGACGCCTGAACCGACGCCTGCACCGACGCACATACCGGTACCGTccaaaccgtcgccgcccacaccgTTGCCGACCCCACCGAAAAAAAAGGTGAAAGTAGATTAA
- the LOC123320967 gene encoding uncharacterized protein LOC123320967, whose amino-acid sequence MESSNIKLYYQNTRGLRSKTVQFFHNVVSTDYNVICLTETWLKGGVLSGELFPGGYQVFRRDRGDAVSVKKDGGGVLVAVDSSLDASHHPELQSTAEDVWVSIKSGDKLVYIVCAYLPPSDKSSYHSFLNNFESNQQLISNNTVIVVGDFNLPHVGWVDSVDSPNLVPVNVGDESAEFIDLFSLFGFNQFSTTRNSKDRILDLIFCNENFIDRVSKSEDPLVPEDRHHPSLEFHYKYQRYQPLRGSLKFTKNFKRADYDCINRELSSLDWVELFDGLNVDDAVSIFYDRIGKLIDKHVPTFRVNTKYLSYFRKDTIKCIKQKLYYHKKYKKFRNQSDYINYSILRKSSKNLICRDYSTYLQSVESDILSSNNGKGFWRYMSNRRKSRMFIPKKMTLETSSANGPREVCELFATFFKSTFETPKDGTVFHFRKNPKISIAVDESEVRNLLQNIEINKSPGPTEYPQFS is encoded by the coding sequence ATGGAATCGTCCAATATCAAACTTTATTATCAAAACACCAGAGGACTCAGATCTAAAACTGTGCAGTTCTTTCATAATGTCGTTTCTACTGACTACAATGTAATATGTCTGACGGAGACTTGGCTCAAGGGTGGTGTCCTGTCTGGGGAGCTGTTTCCCGGTGGATATCAGGTATTCAGGCGTGACCGCGGGGATGCAGTTTCCGTCAAGAAGGATGGTGGTGGTGTCCTGGTTGCGGTAGATTCATCCTTGGATGCATCTCATCACCCGGAGCTCCAGTCGACGGCAGAGGATGTGTGGGTGTCTATAAAATCAGGTGACAAGTTGGTGTACATAGTTTGCGCATATCTTCCTCCCAGTGACAAATCTTCATATCATAGTTTTTTGAATAACTTTGAATCCAATCAACAACTTATATCAAATAATACTGTGATCGTTGTTGGGGACTTCAATCTGCCACACGTTGGTTGGGTTGATTCCGTAGACTCACCCAATTTGGTGCCAGTTAATGTGGGTGATGAGTCGGCGGAGTTCATCGACTTGTTCTCGCTCTTTGGCTTCAACCAGTTTAGTACAACAAGAAACTCAAAAGACAGAATTTTGGACTTGATATTTTGTAACGAAAATTTTATAGATAGAGTATCAAAATCTGAGGATCCTTTAGTTCCGGAGGACAGGCATCATCCCTCACTTGAGTTCCATTATAAATATCAGAGATATCAGCCTCTCCGCGGTTCTTTAAAATTTACTAAAAACTTCAAAAGGGCTGACTATGATTGTATAAACAGAGAGCTTTCTAGCCTCGATTGGGTTGAGCTGTTCGACGGTCTCAACGTTGATGATGCCGTCAGTATTTTCTATGACAGGATAGGTAAATTAATTGATAAACATGTTCCTACCTTCAGAGTCAATACAAAGTACCTCAGTTATTTCAGGAAGGATACCATAAAATgcataaaacaaaaattatattaccacaaaaaatacaaaaaatttcgaAACCAATCAGATTACATCAACTACTCAATATTGAGAAAATCATCTAAAAACTTAATTTGTAGAGACTATTCAACTTATTTGCAAAGTGTGGAATCGGATATTCTCAGCAGCAATAACGGAAAGGGTTTCTGGAGGTATATGTCCAACAGGCGGAAGTCAAGAATGTTCATTCCTAAAAAAATGACGCTTGAGACATCTAGTGCTAACGGACCTAGAGAGGTGTGCGAACTATTTGCCACTTTCTTTAAAAGTACCTTTGAAACACCTAAAGACGGTACTGTCTTTCACTTTCGTAAAAATCCCAAAATTTCTATAGCCGTTGATGAGTCTGAAGTACGTAACctccttcaaaatattgaaatcaacAAATCACCTGGACCGACGGAATACCcccaattttcataa
- the LOC123320504 gene encoding uncharacterized protein LOC123320504 — protein MSKNCKICNKPVGRKNPGLECHGFCKRSYHQSCLLMTHEVFIALRSEGITWACSDCRTLDSPRRFTAGPRVATTSAIHAPEDEVDLVAAIGAMRADLQSIRSQQTELLTSVNFCSNKITDFEAQLKEMRKSISKIDDVVAENKRLRAELDQVNRRLTDMEQMSRINNLEIVGVPEVRNENLVEIFEKITESLNCKMNASDIDDIHRVPINKNGSSQIKNIVVKLHSRRNKENLLAAVKQTKSRSKIKSNSIKVDGVSDHLYINEHLTLNNKLLFKEARETAKSKNYKYVWIKNCNIYMRKDDSSRVLQIRSHDNLLHLK, from the coding sequence ATgtcgaaaaattgcaaaatttgtAATAAGCCGGTAGGTCGCAAGAATCCCGGCCTCGAGTGTCATGGTTTTTGTAAGCGATCTTATCACCAGTCTTGTTTATTGATGACACATGAAGTATTTATTGCATTGCGGTCTGAAGGAATCACCTGGGCATGTTCGGATTGTCGCACATTGGATTCCCCGAGAAGGTTTACCGCGGGTCCTAGGGTGGCAACGACTTCGGCGATCCACGCACCGGAGGATGAGGTGGATCTAGTAGCGGCGATCGGAGCAATGAGGGCTGATCTTCAAAGCATACGGTCACAACAAACAGAGCTACTAACGTCTGttaatttttgttcgaacaaAATAACGGATTTTGAAGCTCAACTCAAAGAAATGAGGAAGAGCATCTCTAAGATCGATGATGTCGTCGCAGAGAACAAGAGGTTGAGGGCTGAGCTGGATCAGGTGAATAGAAGGCTCACTGATATGGAACAGATGTCTCGTATCAATAACTTGGAAATTGTTGGGGTCCCAGAGGTGAGAAACGAAAACTTGGTagaaatatttgagaaaataaCCGAAAGTCTAAACTGTAAGATGAATGCCAGTGACATCGATGATATTCACCGGGTCCCTATCAATAAGAATGGTTCCAGCCAAATAAAAAACATTGTAGTTAAACTGCACTCAAGAAGGAATAAGGAAAATCTGTTAGCAGCCGTTAAACAAACAAAGTCCAGGTCTAAAATTAAGTCGAACTCAATCAAGGTGGACGGTGTATCCGATCATCTGTACATTAATGAACATCTTACATTAAACAATAAACTCTTATTCAAAGAAGCTCGAGAAACGGCAAAGTccaaaaattataaatatgttTGGATCAAGAACTGCAATATTTACATGAGAAAAGACGACAGTTCACGTGTACTACAGATAAGATCACATGATAACCTTCTTCATCTCAAGTAG